Genomic DNA from Halomonas sp. BDJS001:
TAGAGTACCTGACTACGAATCAGGGGGTCGGAGGTTCGAATCCTCCCGGGCGCGCCAGATTCCAAAACCCGCTCTCTTCATTGAGGGCGGGTTTTCTGTTTCCAGTCTGAACTTTGAACGCCTATTTCTGACTTTATTACCTGTTTCCAGCCCGACCGGCTAAGGCTCGCACCCCGGTCTTGCGATCGTGTGTAGCGCCCCGCTTTACGGTAGGGCGCTTTTTTTTGCCTGTTGATTGATGGGGGTCGAGAGAGGGGTTAGGCCAGCGCGGCGTGCTGTTCGTCGACAATCAGGCTGTCGAGTAGTTGATCCAGCTCGGTGAGCCGCTTCACACGCTGAAAATTCTGTTCAGCTTCACTGCTGCCCTGGCGCATTTGGGCGAGCCACTGCTTTACCAGGGAGACCACGACGCGGTCTGGTAGCTGTTGGCGCTGAAGGGCGGCGTACTCTTTGAGCACATTGGCGCGCATCGCCCAGCTGCTTTCGGGTAGCCGCTCGCCGGTTTGCAGCCAATGGCGGATGCGTGGTGCCAGCCAAGGGTCGGCCAGCGCGCTACGTCCCAGCATCACATCGCGGCACCCGGACAGGGTGCGAGCCTTCCAGTAGTCTTCCAGCGTCCATATATCGCCGTTGGCAACCACCGGAATGGACACCTGGCGGCGTATTTTGCCGATCCATTCCCAGTGTGCCGGTGGGCGGTAGCCCTCGTCTCGAGTACGCGCATGCACCACAAGCTGGGCAGCACCTCCTGCCTCGGTGGCCTGGGCACAGGCAACCGCGAGGCGGCGGTTGGCGAAGCCAAGGCGAATCTTGGCGGTCACTGGGATTTCCCCCTCTAAAGCGTCATGAACAGCTTTGACCGCTTGATAGACGCGCTCAGGCTGGCGTAGCAGCGAAGCGCCACCGTCGTGACGATTGACCAGCTTGGCGGGGCAGCCAAAATTAAGATCGATGCTCACCGCGCCCAGGCTAAGCGCCTGTCGCGCATTGGCCGCCAGGGCGGCTGGGTCAGAGCCCAGCAGCTGTAAATGCACGGGAATGCCACTTGGCGTTGCCACAGGCGGTTGCGTCAGCTCCGGGCAGTGTTTATAAAACACTCTGGGTGGCAGGCGGGTATCAACAACGCGGACAAACTCCGTGACTGTCCAGTCGAACCCTGCGTGTCGGGTCAGCAGGTCGCGGGTCAGAGCGTCGATCACTCCTTCCATCGGGGCTAGGCCGATTCTGCCGTTATGTAGTAAATTAACAACCATGACTTCCACTATCGCGCCATTGCATTTTATGCTGGGTGTGGCAGGTTAGTGCATTCCTCTTACTGCGCCAAGCGCCTTTCACCGTATTGGCGTAATGATGTGCGTAACAATGGTGCTTGAACTGTGCTTCAAGACACCTCGCTTCAAGGAGAGCGCCTTATGCAGGATCTGGAACTGTTGCAGGATGGATTGGCGTTAATGGCGCTCGGAATGGGCGTAGTGTTTGTTTTTCTTACGATTTTAGTCATTAGCGTTACGCTGATGTCGAAACTTATTGGGCGTTTTCAACCCGTTCCCGCTGCGGTTGATACGGGTAAGAAAGCATCGCCCTCATCGCCCCCCGCAGCGCAAAGTGACGAGGTTATGGCTGTGATCAGTGCTGCAGTGCACCGTTACCGTTCAACCCGGCGTCGCTAACTTTCTCAATTTTTTTCATTTCAGCCCTCTTTTGGCTATTTTTTTGTTATTTTTACTACAAACTTACAACTCTACTACTGTGAGCCAAGACCATGAACGAAATAAAACGCCCTCTAGGCATTACCGATGTCGTGCT
This window encodes:
- a CDS encoding tRNA dihydrouridine synthase, translated to MVVNLLHNGRIGLAPMEGVIDALTRDLLTRHAGFDWTVTEFVRVVDTRLPPRVFYKHCPELTQPPVATPSGIPVHLQLLGSDPAALAANARQALSLGAVSIDLNFGCPAKLVNRHDGGASLLRQPERVYQAVKAVHDALEGEIPVTAKIRLGFANRRLAVACAQATEAGGAAQLVVHARTRDEGYRPPAHWEWIGKIRRQVSIPVVANGDIWTLEDYWKARTLSGCRDVMLGRSALADPWLAPRIRHWLQTGERLPESSWAMRANVLKEYAALQRQQLPDRVVVSLVKQWLAQMRQGSSEAEQNFQRVKRLTELDQLLDSLIVDEQHAALA
- a CDS encoding OadG family protein; its protein translation is MQDLELLQDGLALMALGMGVVFVFLTILVISVTLMSKLIGRFQPVPAAVDTGKKASPSSPPAAQSDEVMAVISAAVHRYRSTRRR